The Opitutaceae bacterium genome contains a region encoding:
- the yidC gene encoding membrane protein insertase YidC: MDKKNLTIGILLFALGIGLMFYQGRHAPQPVPQQPPSPSAPVTTAAQPGAPAAASSAAATTHGFAQVAVANKEAQVFTLENEYVQVRFTNYGGAIRDVAFKRYAAVQGRTEPFVFNERHIDPMLAFTSESLPSLGRNAVYELVSQTGTEIVFRAVFENRVEVFRRYVLTSDNTPKDKGDPYVLRHEITMRNLTDQTQAFPGFALSIGTAAPVNAQDVGMHLKTGYKSGDDVEFVPRSDLEGGGFLGFGSHPPIAALPVDLPLKWASVHNQFFAGILTPDQPGRGMTTFRVPDLPKIEGTDRPTVGLAAAMGVESVTILPKGEKTLGFSFYAGPKEYPRLSNADIFKNDEDRVMDYGFFRLFSKILITMMNWIHGFVGNWGVAIIFTTLALKVLFVPLTISAAKSAKKMQKLSPLLAGIKEKYKDNPQKQQQATMELFKEHRVNPLGGCIPILITIPFFMGFFAMLQSTAELRFANFLWAHDLSLPDTVAHVWGFPINILPILLGATMVIQFRLTPTSPTMDPTQVKIMKFMPYIFTAFCYNLSCALSLYSTVNGLFTIGQQMVINRMKDPEETVAPAKAGPGGRKIKNVTPQK, encoded by the coding sequence ATGGATAAAAAGAATCTCACCATCGGGATCCTCCTGTTCGCGCTCGGCATCGGCCTCATGTTCTATCAAGGGCGCCATGCACCGCAGCCGGTGCCCCAGCAGCCCCCTTCGCCGTCAGCCCCCGTGACCACCGCTGCACAGCCTGGCGCGCCTGCCGCCGCTTCTTCGGCCGCAGCCACGACACACGGATTCGCACAGGTCGCAGTCGCCAACAAGGAGGCCCAGGTCTTCACGCTCGAAAACGAGTACGTCCAGGTACGCTTCACCAATTATGGTGGCGCCATTCGTGACGTGGCATTCAAGCGGTATGCCGCGGTGCAGGGACGCACGGAGCCCTTTGTTTTCAATGAGCGGCATATCGATCCGATGCTCGCCTTCACCTCGGAGTCGCTGCCGAGTCTTGGCCGCAATGCGGTGTATGAACTCGTCTCGCAGACCGGCACGGAGATCGTCTTTCGCGCCGTTTTCGAGAATCGCGTGGAAGTCTTTCGCCGCTACGTGCTCACCTCGGACAACACGCCAAAGGATAAGGGCGACCCGTATGTGCTGCGCCATGAGATCACGATGCGAAACCTCACCGACCAGACGCAGGCCTTTCCCGGGTTTGCGCTGTCCATCGGCACGGCGGCCCCGGTCAACGCCCAGGACGTCGGGATGCATCTGAAAACCGGATACAAGTCTGGAGACGACGTGGAGTTTGTGCCGCGTTCCGATCTCGAAGGCGGCGGCTTTCTCGGCTTCGGTTCGCACCCGCCAATCGCCGCCCTCCCGGTCGACCTCCCGCTCAAGTGGGCGTCGGTTCACAACCAGTTCTTCGCCGGAATTCTCACACCTGATCAGCCAGGTCGCGGAATGACCACGTTCCGCGTGCCCGACCTGCCCAAGATCGAAGGCACGGACCGCCCGACGGTCGGCCTTGCCGCCGCCATGGGAGTCGAAAGCGTCACGATACTACCGAAAGGCGAGAAGACGCTGGGTTTCTCCTTCTATGCGGGTCCCAAGGAGTATCCCCGTCTCTCCAATGCCGACATCTTCAAGAACGACGAGGATCGGGTGATGGACTACGGCTTCTTCCGCCTCTTCTCGAAGATCCTGATCACAATGATGAATTGGATCCACGGTTTCGTCGGGAACTGGGGTGTCGCCATCATCTTCACGACCCTTGCACTCAAGGTCCTCTTCGTTCCCCTCACCATCTCGGCTGCCAAGTCGGCCAAGAAGATGCAAAAGCTCTCGCCGCTCCTTGCCGGCATCAAGGAGAAGTACAAAGACAACCCCCAAAAGCAGCAGCAGGCGACGATGGAGTTGTTCAAGGAACACCGCGTCAATCCTCTCGGTGGCTGTATCCCGATTCTCATTACAATCCCATTCTTCATGGGCTTCTTCGCGATGCTCCAATCGACCGCGGAGCTTCGCTTTGCGAATTTCCTCTGGGCCCATGACCTCTCCCTGCCCGACACGGTCGCCCACGTCTGGGGTTTTCCGATCAACATCCTCCCGATTCTCCTGGGCGCCACGATGGTGATCCAGTTCCGCCTGACACCAACCAGCCCCACGATGGACCCGACGCAGGTGAAGATCATGAAGTTCATGCCCTATATTTTCACTGCCTTCTGCTATAACCTCAGCTGTGCCCTTTCGCTTTACTCGACCGTCAACGGCCTGTTTACGATTGGTCAGCAGATGGTCATCAACCGCATGAAGGACCCTGAGGAAACCGTCGCCCCTGCCAAGGCGGGTCCGGGCGGTCGAAAGATCAAGAACGTCACGCCCCAGAAGTAA
- a CDS encoding YebC/PmpR family DNA-binding transcriptional regulator, with protein sequence MAGHNKWSKVKRLKAVTDARKGKVFSRISRDITLAARSGGGDPDGNARLRTLLLKAREANMPADNVDRAIKKGTGELPGVVFEETTYEGYGPGGVAFVVKVTTDNRQRITQDIRSVFTRYGGNLAANGAVAFQFLHAGQFLVAKENATEDKLMEVALDAGGDDVVTSDHGFEVRCPIPSFDKVLHALEKAGIKTESAEIAYIPTTTVPVSEASVAQSLTKLHDALDDLDDVQHVFSNEEVDESVGETH encoded by the coding sequence ATGGCCGGTCACAACAAGTGGTCTAAGGTCAAGCGTCTCAAAGCAGTCACCGACGCCCGCAAGGGCAAGGTCTTCTCGCGGATCTCCCGCGACATCACCCTCGCCGCCCGTTCCGGCGGCGGGGACCCGGATGGCAACGCCCGGTTGCGCACGCTCCTGCTGAAGGCACGCGAGGCGAACATGCCGGCGGATAATGTCGACCGCGCCATCAAGAAGGGGACGGGGGAGCTTCCCGGGGTGGTGTTTGAGGAAACCACGTACGAAGGGTACGGCCCGGGCGGCGTGGCCTTTGTGGTGAAGGTGACGACCGACAACCGCCAGCGGATCACGCAGGATATCCGAAGCGTCTTCACGCGCTACGGTGGCAACCTCGCCGCGAACGGTGCCGTGGCTTTCCAGTTTCTTCACGCGGGCCAGTTTCTCGTGGCCAAGGAGAACGCCACGGAAGACAAGCTGATGGAAGTCGCCCTCGATGCGGGAGGCGACGATGTGGTAACCAGCGACCACGGCTTCGAAGTGCGGTGTCCAATCCCCAGTTTCGACAAGGTACTGCATGCGCTTGAGAAGGCGGGCATCAAGACCGAGAGTGCGGAGATCGCGTATATCCCCACCACAACCGTGCCCGTGAGTGAGGCCTCGGTTGCCCAGTCACTGACCAAACTCCATGACGCCCTCGATGACCTTGACGATGTGCAGCACGTGTTTTCCAACGAAGAGGTCGATGAATCCGTTGGTGAAACACACTGA
- a CDS encoding homoserine O-acetyltransferase, protein MNDADISGPEERTEPGEVGLVEPRDFVSRETFIFEGGQVLNGFTLRYETYGHLNAAKDNVVLICHALSGDHHCAGIHSLNDRKPGWWNNLIGPGKAVDTNRFYVICSNCLGGCQGSSGPSSLNPLTGETFGIQFPFVTIRDMVRAQKRLLDHLGVSSIHTVIGGSMGGMQVLQWGIEYPGFVKRMLAMATTARESAQGIGFNEVGRQAIMQDPGWNNGQYPRNGGPKVGLAIARMMAHITYVSDASMDRKFGRKPVRARAEATEPRAGQTIPPHSPTTYTFDVQFEVESYLRHQGASFINRFDANSYLYITRAIDHFDLGTAYGSLEQAFAPVEAETLVVGFTSDWLFPPEQNRQIVLALLRAGKKASYAELDTDLGHDSFLLESEELYRLVRNFLKV, encoded by the coding sequence ATGAATGACGCGGACATCTCTGGACCTGAAGAGCGCACGGAACCCGGCGAGGTGGGACTAGTCGAGCCGCGCGACTTCGTGTCGAGGGAGACGTTCATCTTCGAAGGCGGGCAGGTTCTGAATGGCTTCACGCTGCGGTACGAAACCTACGGGCACCTGAATGCCGCCAAGGACAATGTGGTCCTTATCTGCCATGCGCTGAGCGGGGACCACCACTGCGCAGGCATCCATTCCTTGAACGATCGAAAGCCAGGCTGGTGGAACAACCTGATTGGCCCGGGCAAGGCGGTGGATACCAACCGTTTTTACGTCATCTGTTCAAACTGCCTGGGTGGTTGCCAAGGTTCCTCAGGCCCGTCCTCGCTCAACCCCCTGACAGGGGAGACCTTCGGGATTCAGTTTCCGTTTGTCACAATCCGCGACATGGTGCGCGCCCAGAAACGACTCCTAGACCACCTCGGCGTGAGTTCGATTCATACGGTCATCGGTGGATCCATGGGCGGCATGCAGGTGCTGCAGTGGGGCATCGAGTATCCCGGCTTCGTGAAGCGCATGCTCGCGATGGCGACCACGGCCCGAGAAAGCGCCCAAGGGATAGGATTCAACGAAGTCGGCCGGCAGGCCATCATGCAGGACCCGGGGTGGAATAACGGCCAGTATCCCCGAAATGGCGGACCCAAGGTCGGCCTGGCGATCGCGCGAATGATGGCTCACATCACCTACGTTTCGGACGCGAGCATGGACAGGAAGTTCGGGCGCAAGCCCGTTCGTGCGCGTGCGGAAGCGACTGAGCCGCGGGCGGGGCAGACGATTCCGCCTCACTCGCCGACCACTTATACCTTCGACGTCCAGTTTGAGGTGGAGAGTTATCTGCGCCACCAGGGTGCCAGCTTCATCAACCGCTTCGACGCCAATTCGTATCTTTACATCACGCGGGCAATCGACCATTTCGACCTTGGCACCGCTTACGGCTCACTCGAGCAGGCGTTTGCTCCCGTGGAAGCGGAGACACTCGTTGTTGGCTTCACGAGCGACTGGCTCTTTCCCCCCGAGCAGAATCGTCAGATTGTGCTCGCCCTCCTCCGCGCGGGAAAGAAGGCGAGCTACGCGGAACTCGATACCGACTTGGGACACGATTCGTTTCTCCTCGAATCCGAGGAGCTTTATCGCCTGGTGCGCAACTTCCTGAAGGTTTGA
- a CDS encoding TonB family protein has translation MSNPALPCPLPPAARSLTTPKRQFGPAIAAAAILHAALLFAVPTRDVPEFEAFPTLPINQDPVPVPIPEETVPVTINSDDHTDQSKLAKKGVSDAIPDPGVGAGTKNSVEIRVDTEALKPDVRLGPFKDKGILEGLPSETGPGIAPIDAKSLDRQPEIISQIAPRFPEALKREYTAGTVRAQFIVDREGRVVSVQILSSTHAAFGEAVEKAVLRWRFKAGWKNNRPVASRMEQVFAFKVE, from the coding sequence ATGTCCAACCCCGCCCTTCCCTGCCCGCTCCCGCCAGCCGCACGCAGCCTCACGACCCCGAAGCGTCAGTTTGGGCCAGCGATCGCGGCGGCGGCGATCCTCCACGCGGCACTTCTCTTTGCCGTCCCGACACGCGACGTTCCCGAATTCGAAGCCTTCCCCACCTTACCCATCAACCAGGATCCTGTGCCGGTGCCCATCCCGGAGGAAACGGTGCCGGTAACAATCAACTCGGACGATCACACGGACCAGTCGAAGCTCGCCAAAAAGGGAGTTTCCGACGCTATCCCGGATCCCGGGGTGGGAGCTGGCACGAAGAATAGCGTCGAAATCCGCGTGGACACCGAGGCGCTCAAACCGGATGTGCGCCTGGGGCCATTCAAGGACAAGGGCATCCTCGAAGGTTTGCCCTCGGAAACAGGTCCGGGCATCGCTCCCATCGATGCCAAGTCGCTCGATCGCCAGCCCGAGATCATCTCCCAGATCGCGCCGCGATTCCCTGAGGCACTGAAGCGCGAGTACACCGCAGGAACTGTTCGCGCCCAGTTCATTGTTGATCGCGAAGGTCGTGTAGTTTCAGTGCAGATACTCTCCTCCACGCATGCCGCCTTTGGCGAAGCTGTGGAAAAGGCTGTCCTGCGCTGGCGCTTCAAGGCGGGATGGAAGAACAACCGTCCCGTCGCGAGCCGCATGGAGCAGGTGTTCGCGTTCAAGGTGGAATAA
- a CDS encoding family 78 glycoside hydrolase catalytic domain, which yields MKPLRSPFHWRLLCMALLFATVSAALNALDARWTTQPWNASWIVPPIVNGAEYGVFHFRKDFTLTAQPGQFRVHVSADNRYRLYVNGTSAGVGPARGDLAHWRFDTYDLAHLLKPGKNTLAAVVWNAGEERPVAQMTARTGFILQGDVETASLVDTDASWKVRRDSGYTPVPIDHAALQTYLVVGPGDRIDGSKHLWDWQTSPLSDETWQNARTLERGFPHGTGTGAYWQLVPRTVPMPEELPERFDVVRRSSRSTPPDGWLGGASPWAVPANSEATVLIDRGHLSTGYPELEVSGGKGSEITLTYAEALFDAKREKGNRNEIEGKTVIGVHDTFIADGQPNRVFSPLWYRTYRYIELKVKTGAEPLEVRDLRARFTAYPFRENGSFTSADPLHSKLWEIGWRTARLCAFETYMDCPYYEQLQYVGDTRIQALISLYVSGDDRLVRNAIQQYNDSRIPEGLTQSRYPSNMTQVINTFSLFWVDMVHDYWRHRDDMAFVAQQMPGVTSVLHWFETRLDSRTGLLGPLQYWTFVDWPDEWAWDTKINSGGVPSGAVEGGSAIVTLQYAITLGHAADLYSASGMPREAARCREQKAMLIEAVRRTCWDPERRYFSDTPARTVFSQHVNTFAVLAGAVQGSEARDLIERAAADKTLIQATLYFRFYLLRAMRAAGLGDRYLEELGAWKQMIDAGLTTFAEKNDPTRSDCHAWSASPNYELLATVCGIEPASPGFRSVRIAPNPGRLTQFHGKVPHPKGLIELQLVREGTHGSATVILPVGLSGEFVWEGKSHPLREGSQTLTW from the coding sequence ATGAAACCCCTGCGCTCCCCCTTTCACTGGCGCCTGCTTTGCATGGCCCTCCTATTCGCAACTGTCTCTGCTGCGCTGAACGCACTCGATGCGCGCTGGACCACGCAACCCTGGAATGCGAGTTGGATTGTGCCCCCGATTGTCAACGGAGCCGAATACGGCGTCTTTCATTTCAGGAAGGATTTCACCCTCACTGCACAACCGGGACAGTTTCGCGTCCACGTCTCGGCCGACAACCGTTATCGACTCTACGTCAATGGCACGTCCGCCGGAGTCGGTCCCGCTCGCGGCGACCTGGCGCACTGGCGCTTCGACACCTACGATCTTGCGCACCTGCTAAAGCCGGGGAAAAACACGCTGGCGGCCGTCGTCTGGAACGCCGGAGAAGAACGTCCCGTCGCACAGATGACGGCTCGCACCGGATTCATCCTGCAGGGTGATGTGGAAACTGCCTCCCTGGTCGATACCGACGCCTCATGGAAAGTGCGCCGTGATTCCGGATACACCCCTGTACCCATTGACCATGCGGCGCTTCAAACCTACCTGGTTGTGGGACCTGGCGATCGCATCGATGGCTCCAAGCACCTGTGGGACTGGCAAACCAGTCCATTGAGCGATGAAACCTGGCAGAATGCTCGTACGTTGGAACGGGGCTTCCCCCACGGAACTGGAACCGGCGCCTATTGGCAGCTCGTGCCGAGAACCGTGCCAATGCCGGAGGAGTTGCCTGAGCGCTTCGACGTTGTCAGGCGCAGCAGCCGGAGCACACCGCCAGACGGGTGGCTGGGCGGGGCATCCCCCTGGGCCGTACCGGCGAATTCCGAAGCAACGGTCCTGATCGACCGCGGGCACCTCAGCACCGGGTACCCCGAACTCGAGGTGAGTGGCGGAAAAGGCAGCGAGATCACCCTCACCTATGCGGAAGCGCTCTTCGACGCGAAGCGGGAAAAGGGAAATCGAAATGAAATTGAGGGGAAAACGGTGATCGGAGTCCACGATACGTTCATCGCCGATGGACAGCCGAATCGCGTGTTTTCTCCCCTTTGGTATCGCACCTATCGCTACATCGAACTGAAGGTGAAGACGGGCGCGGAACCGCTTGAGGTCCGGGATCTCAGAGCTCGTTTCACCGCATATCCCTTCCGCGAAAACGGTTCCTTTACGTCGGCTGATCCCCTCCATTCAAAGCTCTGGGAGATCGGCTGGCGCACGGCCAGGCTCTGCGCCTTTGAGACGTACATGGACTGCCCCTACTACGAGCAGCTCCAATACGTAGGCGACACGCGGATACAGGCGCTCATCTCCCTCTACGTGTCTGGAGACGACCGCCTCGTCCGGAACGCGATCCAGCAGTACAACGACTCACGCATTCCGGAAGGGCTCACCCAAAGCCGGTACCCAAGCAACATGACCCAGGTCATCAACACGTTCTCTCTGTTCTGGGTCGACATGGTCCATGACTACTGGCGCCACCGCGATGACATGGCCTTCGTGGCTCAGCAAATGCCGGGCGTTACCTCGGTACTTCACTGGTTCGAGACGCGGCTCGATTCCCGCACGGGCCTGCTTGGGCCGCTGCAGTACTGGACATTCGTGGACTGGCCGGATGAGTGGGCTTGGGACACCAAGATCAATAGCGGGGGTGTCCCCTCCGGCGCGGTCGAGGGAGGGTCGGCCATCGTCACACTGCAGTATGCCATCACCCTTGGCCACGCGGCCGACCTGTACTCCGCATCCGGCATGCCGCGCGAGGCCGCACGCTGTCGTGAACAGAAGGCCATGCTAATCGAGGCAGTCAGGCGGACGTGTTGGGATCCCGAACGTAGGTACTTCTCGGATACGCCCGCGCGCACCGTCTTCAGCCAGCACGTGAACACTTTCGCGGTCCTGGCCGGAGCCGTGCAGGGAAGCGAGGCGCGCGACCTGATCGAGCGCGCAGCCGCCGACAAGACGCTCATCCAGGCCACCCTTTATTTCCGCTTCTACCTGCTTCGCGCCATGCGTGCCGCGGGCCTGGGAGATCGCTACCTGGAGGAGTTGGGGGCATGGAAGCAGATGATCGATGCCGGGCTGACGACGTTTGCAGAAAAAAACGATCCCACCCGGAGCGACTGCCACGCCTGGAGCGCCTCTCCAAACTACGAACTGCTCGCCACCGTTTGTGGCATCGAGCCCGCCTCCCCTGGCTTCAGGTCGGTTCGCATCGCGCCAAATCCGGGGCGGCTGACGCAATTTCACGGTAAGGTGCCACATCCGAAGGGCTTGATCGAGTTGCAGCTTGTTCGCGAAGGAACCCACGGATCAGCAACGGTGATATTGCCCGTCGGACTGAGTGGTGAGTTTGTCTGGGAGGGCAAATCCCACCCTCTCCGCGAAGGCAGCCAAACACTCACCTGGTGA
- a CDS encoding sigma-70 family RNA polymerase sigma factor has translation MPSDPESDRRDFLALRGGDDNALDRILGRWEQTLFGFAYRYVQNESDARDLAAETLVRLYENRADLREDTRLSAWLFTTLANLCRNHLRWRSRHPSVPLEEEVGGDDGGVVVASSDPSPRSLAMERETLAAVQNAIEQLPHDLKVTLLLYYFENLSYREIGAVLGCAERSVETRLYRARQQLRPLLSSLS, from the coding sequence ATGCCCTCAGACCCCGAGAGCGACAGGCGTGACTTCCTTGCCCTGAGGGGCGGCGACGACAACGCGCTCGACCGCATCCTCGGGCGGTGGGAGCAAACGCTCTTCGGCTTTGCTTACCGCTACGTCCAGAACGAATCTGACGCACGAGATTTGGCGGCGGAAACCTTGGTGCGCCTCTATGAGAACCGCGCGGATTTACGGGAGGACACGCGCCTGAGCGCCTGGCTGTTCACCACGCTCGCGAACCTTTGTCGCAACCACCTGCGTTGGCGCTCCCGGCACCCCAGTGTTCCCCTCGAGGAGGAGGTGGGTGGCGATGACGGAGGTGTCGTGGTCGCTTCCAGCGATCCTTCGCCCCGTAGCCTGGCCATGGAGCGAGAGACGCTTGCAGCTGTTCAAAACGCGATCGAACAACTCCCGCACGATCTGAAAGTCACGCTGCTGCTGTACTACTTTGAGAACCTCTCGTATCGCGAGATTGGCGCGGTGCTGGGTTGTGCGGAGCGCAGCGTGGAAACACGCCTGTACCGTGCCCGCCAGCAACTTCGCCCCTTGTTGAGCTCACTCTCTTGA
- a CDS encoding energy transducer TonB, with the protein MKTTLTLSLLGLAASTFAPAAESSYIPLKIEQTLLPMFPAHLSWRGITQGQASIAIAIDETGKVTDLMPLAYTKRAFADEAIRVLKNWRYQPMRLDGQAHPGMTELHFTFEAQGVVVQRSADEMVAAFIDSSFDRQEWELAPCNMKNLDRIPTPITMVSPLYPFVEGGIEGRVTIEFIIDREGNVRFPHLRGKSADALSGAALDAVRQWKFAPPTEKGTPVIVRASQEFVFVAKKTK; encoded by the coding sequence ATGAAAACGACACTTACGCTCTCACTCCTCGGCCTCGCGGCCTCTACCTTCGCCCCGGCGGCGGAATCATCCTACATCCCCCTCAAGATCGAACAGACCCTCCTTCCCATGTTTCCCGCCCACCTCAGCTGGCGCGGAATCACCCAGGGTCAGGCTTCAATCGCCATTGCGATAGACGAGACTGGAAAGGTCACCGACCTGATGCCCCTCGCCTACACGAAGCGCGCCTTCGCCGACGAGGCGATTCGGGTCTTGAAAAACTGGCGCTACCAACCGATGCGTCTGGATGGCCAAGCTCACCCCGGCATGACCGAGCTGCACTTCACCTTCGAAGCGCAGGGAGTCGTGGTGCAGAGGAGCGCTGACGAGATGGTCGCGGCATTCATTGACTCAAGCTTTGACCGCCAGGAGTGGGAGCTCGCCCCATGCAACATGAAGAACCTGGATCGGATCCCCACCCCGATCACAATGGTTTCGCCCCTCTACCCATTTGTCGAGGGCGGCATCGAGGGACGCGTCACGATCGAGTTCATCATCGACCGGGAAGGCAACGTTCGCTTCCCCCACCTGCGCGGAAAGTCGGCCGACGCTCTCTCCGGTGCAGCGCTCGATGCTGTTCGCCAGTGGAAGTTCGCACCTCCCACCGAAAAGGGCACGCCCGTGATTGTTCGGGCGTCGCAGGAGTTTGTCTTCGTCGCGAAGAAGACAAAATAA